A single region of the Streptomyces sp. NBC_00425 genome encodes:
- a CDS encoding MOSC domain-containing protein yields MSGSVGAVSSNGTYSFTKPNRESITLVAGLGVAGDVHAGATVKHRFRMKKDPSQPNLRQVHLIHEELFEEVRAAGFEVAAGQLGENVTTRGIDLLGLPVGTRLRLGAEAVVRVTGLRNPCAQIDAFRKGLMKQVVGRTADGRPAFRAGIMSVVLTGGVVRPGDPITVELPDGPHVPLEIV; encoded by the coding sequence ATGAGCGGCTCGGTCGGCGCCGTCAGCAGCAACGGCACGTACTCCTTCACCAAGCCCAACCGCGAGAGCATCACGCTGGTCGCCGGGCTCGGGGTGGCGGGCGACGTGCACGCCGGAGCCACGGTGAAGCATCGGTTCCGGATGAAGAAGGACCCCTCGCAGCCGAATCTGCGGCAGGTGCACCTCATCCACGAGGAGCTCTTCGAGGAGGTGCGCGCGGCAGGGTTCGAGGTGGCCGCCGGACAGCTCGGGGAGAACGTGACCACCCGGGGGATCGATCTCCTCGGACTGCCCGTCGGTACGCGGCTGCGGCTCGGTGCGGAGGCCGTGGTGCGGGTGACGGGACTGCGCAATCCCTGCGCGCAGATCGACGCGTTCCGAAAGGGGCTGATGAAGCAGGTCGTCGGGCGGACCGCGGACGGCCGCCCGGCCTTCAGGGCCGGGATCATGAGCGTCGTGCTGACCGGGGGCGTCGTGCGGCCCGGCGACCCGATCACGGTCGAGCTGCCGGACGGGCCGCACGTGCCCCTCGAGATCGTCTGA
- a CDS encoding ATP-binding protein: MAGLEGIEQPRGHSRAAAARWSPAVEDERALKALELFGNPTEGEVPLPSRPESAAAARRLAQVVVLRQWGLGPKTTEDVVLLVSELVGNAVRHTGARVFGLRMRRRRGWIRVEVRDPSRGLPCLMPVQEMDVSGRGLFLVDKLSDRWGVDLLPRGKTTWFEMRVADR; this comes from the coding sequence ATGGCGGGGCTGGAGGGCATCGAACAGCCGCGGGGACACAGCCGTGCGGCCGCGGCACGCTGGTCGCCTGCGGTCGAGGACGAACGGGCGCTCAAAGCGCTGGAGTTGTTCGGCAACCCGACGGAGGGCGAGGTTCCGTTGCCCTCCCGTCCCGAGTCCGCCGCCGCGGCCCGCCGGCTGGCCCAGGTCGTGGTCCTGCGCCAGTGGGGGCTCGGCCCCAAGACGACCGAGGACGTGGTGCTGCTCGTCTCCGAACTCGTCGGCAACGCCGTGCGGCACACCGGCGCCCGCGTCTTCGGCCTGCGGATGCGGCGCCGGCGCGGCTGGATCCGCGTGGAGGTCCGCGATCCCTCCCGCGGGCTGCCCTGTCTGATGCCGGTTCAGGAGATGGACGTCAGCGGGCGGGGCCTCTTCCTCGTCGACAAGCTGTCCGACCGGTGGGGGGTCGACCTGCTGCCCCGCGGCAAGACGACCTGGTTCGAGATGCGGGTCGCCGACCGCTGA
- the gcvH gene encoding glycine cleavage system protein GcvH, with translation MSNPQQLRYSKEHEWLSVAEDGVSTVGITEHAANALGDVVFVQLPEAGATVAAGESCGELESTKSVSELYAPVSGEITEVNQDVVDDPALVNSAPFEGGWLFKVRITGEPDDLLSADEYTAYTAG, from the coding sequence ATGAGCAACCCCCAGCAGCTGCGCTACAGCAAGGAGCACGAGTGGCTGTCGGTCGCCGAGGACGGCGTCTCGACGGTCGGCATCACGGAGCACGCGGCTAACGCGCTCGGTGACGTGGTCTTCGTCCAGCTCCCGGAGGCCGGCGCCACGGTGGCCGCGGGCGAGTCCTGCGGCGAACTGGAGTCGACCAAGTCGGTCAGCGAGCTGTACGCCCCGGTCTCCGGTGAGATCACCGAGGTCAACCAGGACGTCGTCGACGACCCGGCGCTGGTGAACTCCGCTCCCTTCGAGGGCGGGTGGCTGTTCAAGGTACGCATCACGGGCGAGCCGGACGATCTGCTCTCCGCTGACGAGTACACCGCCTACACCGCCGGCTGA
- a CDS encoding EF-hand domain-containing protein, translating to MADIEEARNHFQRIDTDGDGFITAAEFKTALAQEGDWNVTESVAEAIIKSRDLNGDKVLSFDEFWAHLNK from the coding sequence GTGGCCGACATCGAAGAAGCGCGCAACCATTTCCAGCGGATCGACACGGACGGCGACGGCTTCATCACCGCGGCCGAGTTCAAGACCGCCCTGGCTCAGGAGGGCGACTGGAACGTCACGGAGTCGGTCGCCGAGGCCATCATCAAGTCCCGCGACCTGAACGGCGACAAGGTCCTCTCGTTCGACGAGTTCTGGGCCCACCTGAACAAGTGA
- a CDS encoding enhanced serine sensitivity protein SseB: MDFPTADFPADFPAQAHPHSHGGWPGNELEEVLSASLGVPGAGGRIVEVLGRSFVWVPLPGGGGPHSGPLDLPTMDLDGQVYVPVFSSEEQFRQVVGSHMSFTVAPAVEFARGLPPQAGILVNPDGVVGVPLPPAAVAELCRAGRTPLDGPAAGGRVRLYEPDWQDDPMDFLAAASAEFEAVGVVRTARRCLAAIETADPVMFVGVELSQWEGDLRALPLEALGRALTTAAAPWPVNLVLLDVAQDPVGDWMRERVRPFYSRLH, translated from the coding sequence ATGGACTTCCCCACGGCGGACTTCCCCGCGGACTTCCCGGCGCAGGCGCACCCCCATTCGCACGGCGGATGGCCCGGCAACGAGCTGGAGGAGGTGCTCTCCGCCTCCCTCGGCGTGCCGGGAGCCGGCGGCCGGATCGTGGAGGTGCTCGGCCGCAGCTTCGTCTGGGTGCCGCTCCCCGGCGGCGGCGGCCCGCACAGCGGCCCCCTCGACCTGCCCACGATGGACCTCGACGGCCAGGTGTACGTGCCGGTCTTCAGCTCCGAGGAGCAGTTCCGTCAGGTCGTCGGCTCGCACATGTCGTTCACCGTCGCGCCGGCCGTGGAGTTCGCACGGGGGCTGCCGCCGCAGGCGGGCATCCTCGTCAACCCCGACGGCGTGGTCGGCGTCCCGTTGCCGCCGGCCGCCGTGGCCGAGCTGTGCCGGGCCGGCCGCACCCCGCTGGACGGGCCGGCGGCCGGCGGCCGGGTCCGCCTCTACGAGCCGGACTGGCAGGACGATCCGATGGACTTCCTCGCCGCCGCCTCGGCGGAGTTCGAGGCCGTCGGAGTGGTCCGCACCGCCCGCCGCTGCCTGGCCGCGATCGAGACGGCGGACCCGGTGATGTTCGTGGGCGTGGAGCTCTCCCAGTGGGAGGGCGACCTGCGCGCGCTCCCACTGGAGGCCCTCGGCAGGGCCCTGACGACGGCGGCGGCGCCCTGGCCGGTCAACCTGGTCCTCCTCGACGTCGCCCAGGATCCGGTGGGCGACTGGATGAGGGAGCGGGTCCGCCCCTTCTACTCGAGGCTTCACTAG
- a CDS encoding L-serine ammonia-lyase — protein sequence MAISVFDLFSIGIGPSSSHTVGPMRAARMFARRLRNESLLDSAASVRCELYGSLGATGHGHGTPKAVLLGLEGSSPRTVDVETADERVVEIRGSGRLRLLGSHEIPFSFDDDLVLHRRKALPYHANGMTIWAHDAQGAELLSKTYYSVGGGFVVDEEAVGADRIKLDDAVLKYPFRTGDELLRLTKETGLSISALMLENERTWRTEDEIRAGLLELWQVMQGCVSRGMSREGILPGGLRVRRRAAMTARQLRAEGDALAHSMEWITLYAMAVNEENAAGGRVVTAPTNGAAGIIPAVLHYYMNFVPGADEDGVVRFLLAAGAIGMLFKENASISGAEVGCQGEVGSACSMAAGALAEVLGGSPEQVENAAEIGMEHNLGLTCDPVGGLVQIPCIERNGMAAVKAVTAARMAMRGDGSHKVSLDKVIKTMKDTGADMSVKYKETARGGLAVNIIEC from the coding sequence GTGGCCATCTCGGTCTTCGACCTGTTCTCGATCGGCATCGGCCCGTCCAGCTCCCACACGGTCGGCCCGATGCGGGCGGCGCGCATGTTCGCGCGGCGGCTGCGCAACGAGTCCCTGCTGGACTCCGCCGCCTCGGTCCGCTGCGAGCTGTACGGCTCGCTCGGCGCGACCGGGCACGGCCACGGCACGCCCAAGGCGGTCCTGCTGGGCCTGGAGGGCTCCTCGCCGCGCACGGTGGACGTGGAGACCGCCGACGAGCGGGTGGTGGAGATCCGCGGTTCCGGGCGGCTGCGCCTGCTGGGCTCGCACGAGATCCCGTTCTCCTTCGACGACGATCTCGTCCTGCACCGTCGCAAGGCCCTCCCGTACCACGCCAACGGCATGACCATATGGGCCCATGACGCGCAGGGCGCCGAACTGCTGTCGAAGACGTACTACTCGGTCGGCGGCGGGTTCGTCGTGGACGAGGAGGCGGTCGGCGCGGACCGCATCAAACTCGACGACGCGGTGCTGAAGTACCCCTTCCGCACGGGCGACGAGCTGCTGCGTCTCACCAAGGAGACCGGCCTGTCGATCTCCGCGCTGATGCTGGAGAACGAGCGGACCTGGCGTACGGAGGACGAGATCCGGGCGGGCCTGCTGGAGCTGTGGCAGGTGATGCAGGGGTGCGTCTCGCGGGGCATGTCCCGTGAGGGCATCCTGCCGGGCGGTCTGCGCGTCCGCCGCCGCGCCGCCATGACGGCCCGTCAACTCCGCGCGGAGGGCGATGCGTTGGCCCACTCCATGGAGTGGATCACGCTGTACGCGATGGCCGTGAACGAGGAGAACGCGGCCGGCGGCAGGGTGGTCACCGCTCCCACGAACGGCGCGGCCGGCATCATCCCGGCGGTGCTGCACTACTACATGAACTTCGTGCCGGGCGCCGACGAGGACGGTGTCGTCCGCTTCCTTCTCGCGGCCGGCGCGATCGGCATGCTCTTCAAGGAGAACGCCTCCATCTCCGGCGCCGAGGTCGGCTGCCAGGGCGAGGTCGGCTCGGCCTGCTCGATGGCGGCGGGTGCGCTCGCCGAGGTCCTCGGTGGCTCCCCGGAACAGGTGGAGAACGCGGCCGAGATCGGCATGGAGCACAACCTCGGCCTCACCTGCGACCCGGTGGGCGGCCTGGTCCAGATCCCGTGCATCGAGCGCAACGGCATGGCCGCGGTCAAGGCGGTCACCGCGGCCCGGATGGCCATGCGCGGCGACGGCTCGCACAAGGTGTCCCTCGACAAGGTCATCAAGACGATGAAGGACACCGGCGCGGACATGAGCGTCAAGTACAAGGAGACGGCCCGGGGCGGTCTCGCGGTGAACATCATCGAGTGCTGA
- a CDS encoding enoyl-CoA hydratase/isomerase family protein, which translates to MTVNLEVAEGVGTIRLDRPPMNALDVATQDRLKELAEEATRRGDVRAVVLYGGEKVFAAGADIKEMQDMDHTAMVLRSRALQESFTAVARIPKPVVAAVTGYALGGGCELALCADFRIAGDSAKLGQPEILLGLIPGAGGTQRLSRLIGPSRAKDLIFTGRMVKADEALTLGLVDRVVPAADVYTEAHAWAAKLAQGPALALRAAKEAVDTGLETDIETGLAVERTWFAGLFATADRETGMRSFVAEGPGKAKFL; encoded by the coding sequence ATGACCGTGAATCTCGAAGTCGCCGAAGGCGTCGGCACGATCCGCCTCGACCGCCCGCCCATGAACGCGCTGGACGTCGCCACACAGGACCGTCTCAAGGAGCTCGCCGAGGAGGCGACCCGGCGCGGCGACGTCCGCGCGGTCGTCCTGTACGGCGGCGAGAAGGTGTTCGCGGCGGGCGCGGACATCAAGGAGATGCAGGACATGGACCACACCGCGATGGTGCTGCGCTCCCGTGCCCTGCAGGAGTCCTTCACCGCGGTGGCCCGCATCCCCAAGCCGGTCGTGGCGGCCGTGACCGGGTACGCGCTGGGCGGTGGCTGTGAACTCGCGCTCTGCGCGGACTTCCGCATCGCCGGGGACAGCGCGAAGCTGGGCCAGCCGGAGATCCTGCTCGGGCTGATCCCCGGGGCCGGCGGCACTCAGCGTCTCTCCCGGCTGATCGGCCCCTCCAGGGCGAAGGACCTGATCTTCACGGGCCGGATGGTCAAGGCGGACGAGGCGCTGACCCTCGGCCTGGTGGACCGGGTGGTGCCGGCCGCCGACGTGTACACGGAGGCGCACGCCTGGGCGGCGAAGCTGGCGCAGGGACCGGCGCTCGCGCTGCGCGCCGCGAAGGAGGCGGTCGACACCGGTCTGGAGACGGACATCGAGACGGGCCTGGCGGTGGAACGCACCTGGTTCGCCGGTCTGTTCGCCACCGCCGACCGTGAGACGGGCATGCGCAGCTTCGTGGCGGAAGGGCCCGGCAAGGCCAAGTTCCTGTGA
- a CDS encoding AAA family ATPase gives MSTTWPQGRTITVKRTTSARTTAFAAGSGIALPAQPGARTREACSRQPAPVVRDLRERAGRSPHGLLFGPRDLVVVTGLPGSGKSTLMKRAVHGVRIDSQDTRDRWDARMPRFLPYALYRPVVRLAHYAGLRRALRGGGGVVVHDCGAQAWVRDWLARAARRRGGALHLLVLDVGADTALQGQRERGRGVSRYAFLRHRRAAARLLRSVEKGRLPEGCGSAVLLDRPAADVLRRIGFTG, from the coding sequence ATGAGCACTACCTGGCCCCAGGGGAGGACGATCACGGTGAAGAGGACGACCTCGGCGAGGACCACGGCCTTCGCGGCCGGCTCGGGGATCGCGCTGCCCGCGCAGCCCGGCGCCCGGACCCGGGAGGCGTGCTCCCGGCAGCCCGCGCCCGTCGTCCGCGACCTGCGGGAGCGGGCCGGCCGCAGCCCGCACGGCCTGCTCTTCGGCCCGCGCGACCTCGTGGTGGTCACCGGTCTGCCCGGCAGCGGCAAGTCCACCCTGATGAAGCGCGCGGTGCACGGCGTGCGCATCGACTCCCAGGACACCCGCGACCGCTGGGACGCCCGGATGCCGCGCTTCCTGCCCTACGCCCTCTACCGGCCGGTGGTCCGCCTCGCCCACTACGCCGGGCTGCGCCGGGCCCTGCGCGGCGGCGGGGGCGTCGTGGTGCACGACTGCGGCGCCCAGGCCTGGGTCCGCGACTGGCTGGCCCGCGCGGCCCGCCGCCGCGGCGGCGCCCTGCACCTGCTCGTCCTCGACGTCGGCGCGGACACGGCCCTGCAGGGCCAGCGCGAGCGCGGCCGCGGCGTCTCGCGGTACGCGTTCCTGCGGCACCGCCGCGCCGCCGCCCGTCTTCTGCGGTCGGTGGAGAAGGGCCGGCTGCCCGAGGGATGCGGCTCCGCGGTCCTGCTCGACCGGCCCGCCGCCGACGTCCTGCGGCGGATCGGCTTCACGGGCTGA
- a CDS encoding YncE family protein, producing MHRNLATSALLTGAALAVLAACGTDTRSGADGTGRTTERAVPAPVKPARPVVDGLPGMPPVLDPKDVYAADRPNRLSPVVKGFPPRVYVPNTESDTVSVIDPKTYRVIETIRVGRQPQHVVPSWDLKTLWVNNDRGNTLTPIDPATGKAGKPVEVHDPYNLYFTPNGKYAVVMASLDRELVFRDPHTMKRIKTEPVTCYGVNHADFSLDGKYFIVSCEFSGELLKVDTERMKVVAQQKLPLKGAMPQDVKVSPDGKLFYIADMMAHGMWIVDGATFDKPRFLHTGKGCHGLYVSRDSREMYVTNRGEGTVSVFDFTKGELTRKWRLPDGGSPDMGGVSADGKVLWLSGRYNSEVYAIDTADGRQIARIKVGGGPHGLAVYPQPGRYSLGHTGVFR from the coding sequence ATGCACCGCAACCTCGCCACAAGCGCCCTGCTCACCGGCGCCGCCCTCGCCGTCCTCGCCGCCTGCGGCACCGATACCCGCAGCGGCGCGGACGGGACGGGCCGGACCACCGAGCGGGCCGTGCCCGCGCCCGTGAAGCCCGCCAGACCGGTCGTCGACGGCCTGCCGGGCATGCCGCCCGTGCTCGACCCCAAGGACGTCTACGCGGCCGACCGCCCGAACCGGCTCTCCCCGGTGGTCAAGGGCTTCCCGCCCCGGGTTTACGTCCCCAACACCGAGTCCGACACCGTATCCGTCATCGATCCGAAGACGTACCGGGTGATCGAGACGATCCGCGTCGGACGCCAGCCCCAGCACGTCGTCCCCTCCTGGGACCTGAAGACCCTGTGGGTCAACAACGACCGTGGGAACACCCTCACCCCGATCGACCCCGCGACCGGGAAGGCGGGCAAGCCGGTCGAGGTGCACGACCCCTACAACCTCTACTTCACGCCCAACGGCAAGTACGCCGTCGTCATGGCCTCCCTCGACCGCGAGCTGGTCTTCCGGGACCCGCACACGATGAAGCGGATCAAGACCGAACCGGTCACCTGCTACGGCGTCAACCACGCCGACTTCTCGCTGGACGGGAAGTACTTCATCGTGTCCTGCGAGTTCAGCGGAGAACTGCTGAAGGTCGACACCGAGCGGATGAAGGTCGTCGCCCAGCAGAAACTGCCCCTCAAGGGCGCCATGCCGCAGGACGTGAAGGTCTCGCCGGACGGCAAGCTGTTCTACATCGCCGACATGATGGCCCACGGCATGTGGATCGTCGACGGCGCCACCTTCGACAAGCCGCGGTTCCTGCACACCGGCAAGGGCTGCCACGGGCTGTACGTCAGCCGCGACTCCCGCGAGATGTACGTCACCAACCGCGGTGAGGGCACCGTCTCCGTCTTCGACTTCACCAAGGGCGAGCTCACCAGGAAGTGGCGTCTCCCGGACGGCGGCAGCCCCGACATGGGCGGCGTCTCGGCGGACGGCAAGGTCCTGTGGCTGTCCGGGCGGTACAACTCCGAGGTGTACGCGATCGACACCGCCGACGGGCGCCAGATCGCCCGCATCAAGGTCGGCGGAGGCCCGCACGGCCTGGCCGTCTATCCGCAGCCCGGCCGCTACTCGCTCGGCCACACGGGCGTCTTCCGCTAG
- a CDS encoding polysaccharide deacetylase family protein: MVRVTPSDRRSALRAGAGLVAGGAFAAGCSPAVPSSGAAVQPAAVSRSPVSRPSAARSPAAPAPRAFPGQPAQITHGPRGRPQVALTFHGQGDPAVARALLGEAERHGARVTVLAVGTWLDEHPDVARRVLDGGHDLGNHTQRHLDVNAMSEAEATAEITGCAQRLRRLTGSVGTWFRPSRASRASPLVAALARRAGYPHVLSYDVDSLDFTSPGAPAVARNVLDKVRNGSVVSLHFGYADTVAALPALLDELDRRGLRAVTATELIG, from the coding sequence ATGGTGCGGGTGACCCCATCCGACCGCCGTTCCGCGCTGCGGGCGGGCGCCGGGCTCGTCGCCGGGGGTGCGTTCGCGGCCGGGTGCTCGCCCGCCGTGCCCTCCTCCGGCGCCGCCGTCCAGCCCGCCGCCGTCTCCCGGTCCCCCGTCTCCCGGCCCTCCGCCGCCCGGTCCCCGGCCGCCCCCGCTCCGCGCGCCTTCCCCGGTCAGCCCGCCCAGATCACGCACGGTCCCCGCGGCCGCCCCCAGGTCGCCCTCACCTTCCACGGACAGGGCGATCCCGCCGTCGCCCGGGCCCTGCTCGGCGAAGCCGAACGGCACGGCGCCCGGGTCACCGTCCTCGCCGTCGGGACCTGGCTCGACGAACACCCCGACGTCGCCCGCCGGGTCCTCGACGGCGGCCACGACCTCGGCAACCACACCCAGCGGCATCTGGACGTCAACGCGATGTCCGAGGCCGAGGCGACGGCCGAGATCACCGGGTGCGCACAGCGGCTGCGCCGGCTCACCGGATCCGTCGGCACCTGGTTCCGGCCCTCCCGCGCCTCCCGCGCCTCCCCGCTCGTCGCCGCGCTGGCCCGGCGGGCCGGCTACCCGCACGTCCTGTCCTACGACGTCGACTCCCTCGACTTCACCTCCCCCGGCGCCCCCGCCGTCGCCCGCAACGTCCTCGACAAGGTCCGCAACGGGTCCGTCGTGAGCCTGCACTTCGGGTACGCGGACACGGTCGCCGCACTCCCCGCCCTGCTGGACGAACTCGACCGCCGCGGACTGCGCGCGGTCACTGCCACGGAGCTGATCGGCTGA
- a CDS encoding NADPH-dependent F420 reductase, producing MKIGIIGAGNIGGNLTRRLAALGHDVSVANSRGPHTLTELAEETGATPVAVGEAARGAEIVVITVPLKAVPDLPSGILDGAADGLVVVDTNNYYPRQRDGRIAAIEDEGLTESRWVERQLGHPVVKAFNGTYAQDLLDRPLAAGHPDRIALPVAGDDEAAKAKVRALIDELGFDTVDAGGIADSWRQQPDTPVYGLQAGVEAVAKALADASPERPEAFRG from the coding sequence ATGAAGATCGGCATCATCGGCGCGGGCAACATCGGCGGCAACCTCACCCGGCGCCTCGCCGCCCTCGGCCACGACGTCTCCGTCGCGAACTCCCGCGGCCCGCACACGCTCACGGAGCTCGCCGAGGAGACGGGGGCCACCCCCGTCGCCGTCGGGGAGGCGGCTCGCGGCGCCGAGATCGTGGTGATCACCGTCCCGCTGAAGGCCGTTCCGGACCTGCCGTCCGGCATCCTGGACGGCGCGGCCGACGGCCTGGTCGTCGTCGACACCAACAACTACTACCCGCGCCAACGCGACGGGCGGATCGCGGCCATCGAGGACGAGGGCCTCACCGAGAGCCGCTGGGTCGAGCGGCAGCTCGGGCACCCGGTCGTCAAGGCCTTCAACGGCACCTACGCCCAGGACCTCCTGGACCGTCCGCTGGCCGCCGGCCACCCCGACCGCATCGCGCTCCCGGTCGCCGGCGACGACGAGGCGGCCAAGGCGAAGGTGCGCGCCCTGATCGACGAGCTCGGCTTCGACACCGTCGACGCGGGCGGCATCGCCGACTCCTGGCGCCAGCAGCCCGACACCCCGGTCTACGGTCTGCAGGCCGGAGTCGAGGCCGTCGCCAAGGCCCTGGCCGACGCGAGCCCGGAACGCCCGGAGGCCTTCCGCGGCTAG
- the gcvT gene encoding glycine cleavage system aminomethyltransferase GcvT, which produces MSSTAPRHTALDALHRSLGATMTDFAGWDMPLRYGSERDEHLAVRTRAGLFDLSHMGEITVTGPEAAEFLNFALVGDLAAVRVGRARYTMICAEDGGILDDLIVYRLADAEYMIVSNASNAQNVLNELGNLAEEFEVEVRDDRDAYALIAVQGPESPGILAAVTDADLDGLKYYAGLPGTVAGVPALIARTGYTGEDGFELFVKPEHAVELWQALTKAGEGAGLVPCGLSCRDTLRLEAGMPLYGHELSTSLTPFDAGLGRVVKFEKDGDFVGREALAAAAALAERQPPRVLVGLVAEGRRVPRAGYAVVAGGEVIGEVTSGAPSPTLGKPIAMAYVDAAHAAPGAPGVGVDIRGSHEPYEVVALPFYKRQK; this is translated from the coding sequence ATGAGCAGTACCGCACCCCGTCACACCGCGCTCGATGCCCTGCATCGCTCGCTCGGCGCGACGATGACCGACTTCGCCGGCTGGGACATGCCCCTGCGCTACGGCTCCGAACGCGACGAGCATCTCGCCGTCCGCACCCGGGCCGGGCTCTTCGACCTCTCGCACATGGGCGAGATCACGGTGACCGGCCCGGAGGCGGCCGAGTTCCTGAACTTCGCCCTGGTCGGCGACCTCGCCGCCGTGCGCGTGGGCCGCGCCCGCTACACCATGATCTGCGCCGAGGACGGCGGCATCCTCGACGACCTCATCGTCTACCGGCTGGCCGACGCCGAGTACATGATCGTCTCCAACGCCTCCAACGCCCAGAACGTCCTGAACGAGCTGGGCAACCTGGCCGAGGAGTTCGAGGTCGAGGTCCGCGACGACCGCGACGCCTACGCCCTGATCGCCGTCCAGGGACCGGAGTCGCCCGGCATCCTCGCGGCCGTCACCGACGCCGACCTCGACGGCCTGAAGTACTACGCGGGCCTGCCGGGCACCGTCGCCGGCGTCCCCGCGCTCATCGCGCGCACCGGTTACACCGGCGAGGACGGCTTCGAGCTGTTCGTGAAGCCGGAGCACGCCGTCGAGCTGTGGCAGGCGCTGACCAAGGCCGGCGAGGGCGCCGGGCTGGTCCCCTGCGGTCTGTCCTGCCGCGACACGCTGCGCCTGGAGGCGGGCATGCCGCTGTACGGGCACGAGCTGAGCACCTCCCTCACCCCCTTCGACGCGGGCCTCGGGCGCGTGGTGAAGTTCGAGAAGGACGGCGACTTCGTCGGGCGCGAGGCGCTCGCCGCGGCGGCCGCACTGGCCGAGCGGCAGCCGCCGCGCGTCCTGGTCGGCCTGGTCGCCGAGGGCCGCCGCGTCCCGCGCGCCGGGTACGCGGTCGTGGCGGGCGGCGAGGTGATCGGCGAGGTGACCTCCGGAGCGCCGTCCCCGACCCTGGGCAAGCCGATCGCGATGGCCTACGTCGACGCCGCGCACGCCGCGCCCGGCGCTCCGGGCGTGGGCGTGGACATCCGGGGCAGCCACGAGCCGTACGAGGTCGTGGCGCTGCCCTTCTACAAGCGCCAGAAGTAG
- the glyA gene encoding serine hydroxymethyltransferase, with product MSVLNTSLHELDPEIAAAVDAELHRQQSTLEMIASENFAPLAVMEAQGSVLTNKYAEGYPGRRYYGGCEHVDVAEQIAIDRVKDLFGAEYANVQPHSGASANQAALFALAQPGDTILGLDLAHGGHLTHGMRLNFSGKQFDVVAYHVDDAGLVDMAEVERLAKEHRPKVIIAGWSAYPRQLDFAEFRRIADEVEAFLWVDMAHFAGLVAAGLHPNPVPYADVVTSTTHKTLGGPRGGIILAKKEFAKKLNSSVFPGFQGGPLEHVIAAKAVSFKVAASDDFRERQRRTVEGAKILAERLTAPDAREAGVNVLSGGTDVHLILVDLRNSALDGQQAEDRLHEVGITVNRNAVPDDPRPPMVTSGLRIGTPALATRGFTAEDFAEVADVIAQTLKPTYDTHTLKARVTALAHKHPLYPGLNK from the coding sequence ATGTCCGTCCTGAACACGTCCCTGCACGAGCTCGATCCGGAGATCGCGGCCGCGGTCGACGCCGAGCTGCACCGCCAGCAGTCCACGCTCGAGATGATCGCCTCGGAGAACTTCGCGCCGCTCGCGGTCATGGAGGCCCAGGGCTCGGTCCTGACCAACAAGTACGCCGAGGGCTACCCCGGCCGCCGCTACTACGGCGGCTGCGAACACGTCGACGTCGCCGAGCAGATCGCCATCGACCGGGTCAAGGACCTCTTCGGCGCCGAGTACGCCAACGTCCAGCCCCACTCCGGCGCCTCCGCCAACCAGGCGGCCCTGTTCGCCCTGGCCCAGCCCGGCGACACCATCCTCGGCCTGGACCTCGCCCACGGCGGCCACCTCACCCACGGCATGCGCCTGAACTTCTCCGGCAAGCAGTTCGACGTCGTCGCCTACCACGTCGACGACGCCGGACTCGTCGACATGGCCGAGGTCGAACGCCTCGCGAAGGAACACCGCCCCAAGGTGATCATCGCCGGCTGGTCGGCATACCCGCGACAGCTCGACTTCGCCGAGTTCCGCCGCATCGCCGACGAGGTCGAGGCCTTCCTGTGGGTCGACATGGCCCACTTCGCCGGCCTCGTCGCCGCCGGGCTGCACCCCAACCCGGTTCCCTACGCCGACGTCGTCACCTCCACCACCCACAAGACCCTGGGCGGACCCCGCGGCGGCATCATCCTCGCGAAGAAGGAGTTCGCGAAGAAGCTGAACTCCTCCGTCTTCCCCGGCTTCCAGGGCGGCCCCCTGGAACACGTCATCGCCGCCAAGGCCGTCTCCTTCAAGGTCGCCGCGAGCGACGACTTCAGGGAACGCCAGCGCCGCACGGTCGAAGGCGCCAAGATCCTCGCCGAACGCCTCACCGCACCCGACGCCCGCGAGGCCGGCGTGAACGTCCTGTCCGGCGGCACCGACGTCCACCTCATCCTCGTCGACCTGCGCAACTCCGCACTGGACGGACAGCAGGCCGAGGACCGCCTCCACGAGGTCGGCATCACCGTCAACCGCAACGCCGTCCCCGACGACCCGCGCCCGCCGATGGTCACCTCCGGCCTGCGCATCGGCACCCCCGCCCTGGCCACCCGCGGCTTCACCGCCGAGGACTTCGCCGAGGTCGCCGACGTCATCGCCCAGACCCTCAAACCCACCTACGACACCCACACCCTCAAGGCCCGGGTCACCGCCCTCGCGCACAAGCACCCCCTGTACCCCGGCCTGAACAAGTAG